AGGGGTGTTGACTCATCACAGCGTATATGACTTTGAACCGATCGAACTTAAAGGAGCAGCTGCATGGATCCAAATAGGATTTGCGTTAATACTGTTCATATTAGGAAATATCGTATTCAGACAACTTTACCGAGTGGAAAGTTATAATAAGGATCAGGAGAATTCGACGTTCACAATTCGGTACGATGCCTTGCACATTGATTATTATTTCATCTTATCTGTAGTGAATCTATTTGTTGCATATTCATTAGCGGATGGAGATTTCATTACTTTACTGATCATCGATTTAATCCTAGCAGGTTCATTATTCTATCAAGTACTAAGAACGAGCAATAAGTTTCTTCATAAGGTGATCATAGCGCTAGGATCGTACATGTTACTCATTCCTTATGGTCGCTTTATAAATGAAATTATGGATATAAATCATGTTATTTTTGCTGAGCTTATTATAATTCCAATCATTCTAGTGACAGCGTTTATTTGTCAGTGGGTATTTAAAGAGTATATAATGAAATCACGTTTTGCTGATGGTGTGATCGTCTTGATTAGTTTAGGGATGTTACTCACTGATGTGTTCCATACGGACGACTTAACAAATGCAATTCTATTCTTCATTCTAACTCTTGTGCTGATCGTTTATGGTTATGCGAAACATTATATTGCTTACTTCATAATTGGAGTGGTTTACTTAGCGATTTTTGTTCTTTATGAAACAAGAAATTTCTGGACAAACATTCCGTGGTGGGCTTACCTTCTGTTAGCGGGACTTATTCTTATTTTCATTTCAAGTCTTAATGAAATCGAAAAGCGGTATGAGTTTAGTTTGAAAGAAAAAATCAAGGGGATCGTTAAGCGATTAAATAAATAGAGTAACAAAAAAGAAACAGTGGTTCGTGCCATCCAGGCATTGATCACTGTTTTTATCAACTCCTGCCAAAAAAATGAATAGAATAATCATAATGCATGTATGATTACTAAAATTATGCTATAATATAGTGTAAGAAAGCGCTGTATAGAAATTAACTATTACCTGTATAAACGTGTCAGAAAGTGAATAAAATGGTATAAAATACGATTTCTAGTTTACATGTGTTTTAATTGAGAGACATAATGAAACCAATCATAAATAATTGAATGAAAAGAGAGGGGAATACAGAATGAGTAAGAAGAAAATTCAAATTAGACGTCTTAAAAAAGAAGATGCAGAACTCATTTCAAAAACTTTTGGCAGGCAGGGTTGGAACAGACCCGTCGAGCTATATGATTTTTATTACAAGGAACAGGTTGAAGGAAAGCGAGTTGTTTTGGTTGCCTTTGTAAATGAAGAGTTTGCTGGGTACCTAACCATTCAATGGGAATCCGATTATGAAAATTTCAGGAAAAAAGATATTCCTGAGGTAAATGATTTAAATGTTTTAATTAAGTTTAGAGAACAAGGAATTGCCACAAAACTGATGCATGTTGCGGAAGATATTATCCTAGAACATTCTCATACCGTAGGTATAGGCTTTGGTGTCACACACGACTACGGGGCAGGAATGCGATTATATGTTAAACGTGGTTATGTTCCTGATGGAAATGGTTTAGTTCAAAATAACCGAAAGATTAACATCGGAGATACAATTGAAGTGAACCATGACATATGTATTTATTTAACAAAAAAATTGGGCTATTAAGCTGTTGAGACTGATAAGGAGTTTTAAATATGGATCAAAAGGTACTTTGTGTATACTATTCTAGATCTGGAAATACCAAACAAGTAATTGAACAATTAACAGAAAAACTACCATGTGATGTTGAGCATATAGGAGAACCAAGAAAACGTAAGGGAGTAATAGGATTTTTACGTTCAGGGTTTGAAGCAGCGACAAAGAAAATTGTTTCTATTGATGAACAAAAACATGATCCAAGTAGTTATGACTTAGTAATTATTGCAACTCCAATGTGGGCATCTACTGTATCAAGTCCAGTTAGGTCCTATCTGTATCAAAATAAGGGTAAGTTTAAAAAGCAAGTAGCCTATATTGTGACTTCTGGTTATAAGGCCTCATCTAAGGTTTGTTCACAGTTAGACGAACTAACGAATTTAACACCAAAAACACGAATGGAGTTAAAGCACAAGGACTTTAAAATGAACACAATCGATCAAGCGATTGATCAGTTTATTCAGAATATAAACGAATCATAAACAACAGAGGGAATCATTAAACACATTATCATGTAAATTAGTAATAGATCTTCATGAACGATCCTATATTAAATTAACCTTAGCAAGTTGTTTAAGTAACATCTGACCTTAAATGACAATATGAAGCACGAGTGAATCTGACAATGGGTTTCTCGTGCTTTTTTATTATTATAAGATTGTTATTATATTAAACAATCTTATAATAATAAGGAGAACAATATAAACTTATTATGAGGGTGAGCTAAAATGAAAAAAGTAATGTTCTTTTTTATTATGATGGGATTATTAATTATCCTGTCTACTAAACAGTCATATGCATGTAGTTGTGCAGATTTTGATGTCGATGAGTACCTAAATCAAGACAATCGTGTCTTAATTTACGGGACTGTTCATAAAAAATTATCAGGACGTCGAGTGATTTTTAAAGTACAAGAAAACTATAGTAAGAACGTTGTCAATCAATATATTACAATTTATACAACCACAACTGTAGGTGCGTCCTGTGGAGTTAATTTTAACGATTACGAGCGGAAAGAGCTGCTTATCAGAGGGAATCTTGACGAAGGTGACACTGTAATGAAAGTAGGATTATGCTCAATAAAACACATTCAGAGTGGAAATATAAATCGGATCACTCTAGATGATGAACGCTATGAAACTATCACACTTACTGAGTTAAACAACCATGTAAGTCAGACTTATGAAGGTCAAGACTATGGTGAGATAAACGAAAATAATTAAAGCCAGTGTTGACACAAGCTATAGTAAGAACAACTGTCCCATATGCGATTGGAATCTTAGTCGTTGGTATTTTGACCGTTGTTACAGTAAAGGTGAAAAAGAAGTAGTAATAAATTAGAGATAAACTTGGTGATTAGTGATCCATAATTTTGTATGATCATTACAGATAATTATAATGAGGCTTCAGTCATATGAAGCCTTTTGTTCTATAGACGTATAAGTTTTTAACTATGTAGCTTGGTTGGATACTTATTTTTTTATTGACTAAATTTTGAGTTTGTTTTAAACCTCCGTATCATAATCTATATTAATCCTACCTAAGATGAAGGATTAAACAATGCAATTTTAAACGCTACAGGATTACATGTAATTAAATGTACAATTCGCACACTTTCTAAACACCTAACCTAGAAAATAACAAAAAATTCCTATATAATAGACTTAGCGAATAAAATTAAAAACGTAGATAATAAAGAATTAAAAGATCTTACAAGATAGATCGCTATGGAGGGTAGACAATGAACCAGTTAGATGTCAATCACGTAATTAAGAATATAGATCAAAATACTTATAGAAGTAAGGAGGGGCTTGCTAACTGTCTCAAAATTTTAATCGATTTAGACGTTTCATCCATCCAGTTTTTTGAACAAGAAGTCGAGTTACTGGATGCAATTGATAGTATTGTCTCCGATGAAGAGAAAAAGGGACTGAGTGTTAACCATATTTTAAACAAGTTGAAGACACTTAAGGTAGAACTGGCTAGCCACTTGCATGACAAACTTGGTGATGAATCAGAGGATGCTTATTTAAATGAAATCCTTAAGGCGATTAAATTAAGGTCTGAAGGAAGGGTGTTTGAGACTAATCCAGAACAACTAGATTCGTTAGCAGATGAAGACATTAAGAATCCGTATATTGATCTTCGTAGACTATTTCAGCTTATGTTTCATGCTATACAGAAGAACAAAGCAGACGGTGTTTTGGACGATCATTCCATAGTAATGGATTCCATTCAAGATGATAATACGCATATGTTTAAAGCTTTTCTTACAAATGGAGAATTAAACATTTATGCTGAGAACTATTTTCGTGAAAATCTTTTACATCATGCGGCATCAATTAACTCGCATAAAGTATTTGATGTGCTTTTAGACATGGGACTTGATTTAGAGCGAACGGACTACTTTTTAGAGACCCCTTTACATAAAGCAATTGTCAACAATTCAAGTGAGGTAATCGACTTAATCTTAGATGAACGTCCGAATCTTAATAAGCAAGACAGTCGTGGTAATACTGTTCTTCATATTGCATGTTTGAAATCAGAAGTGAGTCTCATTAAACGCCTACTGGGACAAGGTGCTAAATTAACGGTTAAAAATAATGAAGGTGAAACACCTCTTCACTTTTTAATTGTGAATGACCGTGAAGATGTGATAGAAGCCTTAATGGAAGATGGTTATAAGATTAAGAAATTAGCAAAAAAATTCAATCTGTATCAATCGGTAGCCATTCACAATGCGGTTAAGGTATTTAAACTGATGCAAGTCTACAATTTTAAATTAAAGAAGAAAAATAAAGAGAGTTACTCACCGCTTCACTATGCAGCCTTTTATGGAAACTACGAGATTTTAAAAGAACTAATTGATGCTTCACTTGATCCGAATCATAAATCTAAAAAGAAACAAAATATATTACACAGTGCGACATCACATGGCGCCAATCATAATCTTGAAATAGTTAACTTACTTGTGAAGAACATAAACGACATAAATGAAACCGATCACTTAGGATTAACGGCATTACATAGTGCTGTTACAGGAGATTCTGTTGAAATTTGTGAATGCTTAATAAGACATGGTGCGGATGTAAATGCTTCTTGTCCTGAAGGAATAACGCCCTTACATAATGCTGTTTATGGTGGAAACAAAGAAGTAATAAGGCATCTTGTAGAACAGGGTGCGAATCTAAATGCGAAGACCAAGGAACATATAACGCCACTTTTTAATGCGGTTGCTCGAGGAAATAAGGAAGCTGCAGAACTCCTTCTTAACGCTGGGGCAGACCCGAATGCTAGGGTTAAAGAGACAGGCATGACCCCACTTAATAATGCGGCTGTGTTAGGGAATACAGATTTAGTAAAGGTGTTAATTGAACAGGGAGCTGACCCTAATTTAGCAAGTTTAAATAAAACGACTCCCTTTATTAATGCAACGTTCAAGGGGCATTTTGAAGTTACTAAACTCCTATTAGAACATGGTGTTGACGTTAATCAGGCTCACCCTGATAATTTAGCAACGGCATTACATAACTCTACTTCAATACAGAGTTATGAATTGACTGAGCTTCTAATTCATTACGGTGCAGACGTGAATAAACGAACCGTTACAGGGATTACACCACTAAATAATGCAGCAATAAGATCGAACTACGAAATAGCAAAATTATTACTCGAATCAGGAGCTAATCCTAATATTGCTAGTCTTTCAGGCGGAACGCCTATTATTAACGCAGCCGATAAAAGTAATATAAAATTAATTGAGCTCTTTTTAGATCATGGTGCTAATATAAATGCCAAAACAAAAGAGGGAATAACGGCCCTTCATAATGCCACAGCAAATAATAACTATGAATTAACAAAACTCCTACTAGAAAAAGGAGCAGATTCCTATATTAAAGCAAAGTCTAGTGTTACAGCTTATGACAATGCCAAAATTATAAAGTCAACGAAACTTATGGATCTCATTGTTGAATATAGAAAAAAACAGCACAATAAAAACAAATAATAAACAGCTAAACAGTGAGAGCACATAAGGTGTAGTTCACTGTTTTTTTGTCTGAAAGATTATTTAAAATAGAGGACATGTATTGTCGTGAACTAGAATATTTATTATAATAGTAGAATAAACAAACTATATTAGGAAAAGATAGGGGTTCTTTTATGAAAAAAATCGGTTTATTTTATACAGTAGTACGAATTACAATTGGTGTTATGTTTATATTAAATGTAATAGGAATTTTTTTACTAGATAACGATAGTCAACAGAGTCGATTAGTATTTAATGCAGTTCAGTCGCTACTTTTATTAATCGTGACCATTTTACCTGGACTAATTGAACGTAAATTTAAGTTAAACATTCCGGACTTTATGGAAGTGATTTTCATCATCATGTGTATCTTTCACTTTATTTTAGGTGAGATTGGTGAATTTTACATTCATGTAAAATGGTGGGATTCGATGCTGCATACATTATCAGGGTCAATGATTGCGATTCTTGGTTATTCACTTGCAAACTCTATTGATCAGGATCATAACCAAAATAAGTTAACGCCATTTTTTGTTTCTTTATTTGCAGTCTGCTTTTCAGTGACGATTGGAGTTGTATGGGAGGTTGCTGAATTCTTAGTAGACGCTTTCGTAGGAACGAACATGCAACGTTATTTAATTTCTGATACACTTGAACCCTTAGTAGGAAGAGCTGCCCTTGTAGATACCATGAAAGACCTAATCTTAGATACATTAGGAGCAATCGTGATCGCTATAATTGGATTCATCGATATGAAGAATGGTCGCGAGGCATTTAAAAACTGGATTTTAAGACGTGAACCAGAGTCATTAGAAAGTAAGTCTTATATACCGGATGCTAAAGCAAGTTAATGAATCTGAAAATGAATTTAGATCCTAGTATTTAGAAATAATGTAAAGAATTACATACAATTATTTAGAACAATATATATAAACGCACATACTAATAGTTAGAAATAATGTAATATAGAGATTTACTTAGTTAAAAATAGACTCTCATACTCATAATAGAAAGTATAATACAGAGATTTACTTACCAGTAGTTAAAAATAGACTCTCATACTCATAATAGAAAGTATAATACAGAGATTTACTTACCAGTGGTTAAATAAAGATTTTCATACTCATAATAGAAAATGTAATACAGAGATTTACTTACTAATAGTTACAATAATGTAATACAGAGGTGTTAATATGAATGAGGGAACAATGGGAACAGAAATAGAACGATATGAAACTGCACTTGTTGTAGAAGGTGGCGCGATGCGTGGCATCTTTTCAACCGGTGTTATGGATGCATTTATTAAGCATGACTTTAATCCTTTTGATTTATGCATAGGCGTCTCGGCTGGGTCTACGAATTTAGCTGCCTATATAGGAGGCATGTTTGAACGGAACTATACAATCTATACGGATTATAGCGTTCGCGACGATTTTATTAGCTGGAAAAAGTTTATACGAGGTGGACACTTAGTTGACCTGGATTGGATGTGGGATATTTCGATTAAAGAAATGCCACTTGATTTGGAGCAATTAAAAAATTCAAGTTCAGCCTTTTTTATTGGAGTGACTTCTGTTGAGACGGGAGAACCGGTCTATTTAACACCAACTGAAGATACCATTGCAGATATGATTAAAGCATCAAGCTGCATTCCTATTTTTTATCGAAATACGATTCAATTAGATGGTGTCAATTATGTAGATGGTGGTCTTTCTGATCCCATACCCGTTATAGAAGCTTATAATCGTGGTGCTAAAAAAATCATGGTAATTCGTTCGAGACCTAAGTCGTATATCATGAAACCGAAATCTAGTATGCTACAGAAATTTTTATTTAGAAAGACACCACAGTTATATAAGACACTTAAAGACCGTGCAAACAGGTATCAGAAGGCAATTGACTTTATGAGGACTGCACCGGATCACGTAGAAATCATCGAGGTAAATCCTCCCGAAACCTTTAAGACCAGTCGACTGACTAAGGATAAAGCAATACTTGATCAAGATTACCGCCATGGATTAGAAATAGGGGAAGAACTGGTTAAATCGTGGAAGAAAGAACTATGATAACGAATCGTGACATAAACTATAGTGGACCGTACGATCATGTATCGGTTCACTTTTTTTAATAGCACTAATAGGAAAAATATACCAAACCGTGGTACAATGGGATATAGATATAGTAGATAAACGTATTTATATAAGTAGAATCTTTAATTAGATTAGGCATGGATTATTATGGACTATAAGTAACGGTTTATAAACTATAATGAATGGAGGATAAACAATGGGAATTAGTGAGATTATTAGTAAAATGACGCTTGAGGAAAAGGCATCTTTATGTTCTGGAAAAGACTTTTGGCGTCTTAAAGAAATTGAACGATTAGACATACCATCCATCATGGTAGCGGATGGCCCCCATGGACTTAGGAAGCAAGCAGGGGAGAGTGATCATGTAGGGATTAATAATAGTCTACCGGCAACTTGTTTTCCGACCGCTGTAACTACGGCGAGTTCATGGAATACAGAGTTAATGAATGAAATTGGAAAAGCATTAGGAGAAGCATGCTTACAAGAAGGGGTATCCGTTATTCTAGGCCCTGGTATGAACATTAAGCGTTCGCCACTTTGTGGTCGAAACTTTGAATACCTATCAGAGGACCCTTACGTAACGGGTAAAATGGCTAGTGCTTTAATAAATGGTGTTCAGTCAAAAGGAATAGGAACATCGATTAAACACTACGCTGTCAATACACAAGAGAAACGCCGTATGACAATTGACTCTGTAGTGGATGAAAGAGCTCTAAGAGAAATTTATTTAGCGGGCTTTGAAACAGCAGTTCGTGAATCTCAACCGTGGACTGTGATGAGTGCGTATAACTTGGTAAACGGAACTTATGCCAGTGAACATAAGACGTTATTAACAGATATCTTAAGAGATGAATGGAAATTTGAAGGCATAGTGGTAACTGATTGGGGTGCTTGTAACGATCGTGTAGAAGGTTTAAAAACAGGACTAGATCTTGAAATGCCATCATCAAAGGGAGTAAATGATCAAAAAATAATAGAGGCGGTTAAAGAGGGTACATTAAGTGAAGCCGTATTAGATCGGACGGTAGAACGTATTCTGAACCTTGTTTTTAAGTCGCAGGAGAATAAGCAGGCGTATACGTATGATGAAAAGTCGCAACATGATTTAGCTAAAAAAGCTGCTATTGAATCGATTGTCTTAATGAAAAACGAGAACTCAATTTTACCCATCAGCCACACTTCAAGCATTGCCGTAGTTGGTGATTTCGCAAAACAGCCTAGATATCAGGGAGCAGGGAGTTCACTGATTAAGCCAACTAAACTGGATACGATTTATGATGAGTTTAAGCAAAGGGAACTTACATTTAATTATTCGAAAGGGTACGAACGAAACAATGATGATCCGAATGAAGCACTGATTAAAGAGGCATGTGAGAATGCAATGGAAACTGATGTGGTATTGCTCTTTATCGGATTAACGGAATCGTATGAATCGGAAGGGTTTGACCGTGACCATTTACGAGTACCAGAATCACATCGTGTATTGTTAGAGCGTTTAAGTGAAGTGAATGAAAACATTATCGTCATCTTATCAGGAGGATCGCCGGTTGAAATGCCGTGGTTAAAGCATGCTAAAGGTTTAGTGAATAGTTACTTAGCAGGTCAGGCAGGGGCGCCTGCAATCGCTAAAATTTTATTTGGTGAGGTAAATCCATCGGGTAAATTGGCAGAGACCTATCCTATTCAATTAGAGGATCATCCATCTTATCATTACTTTGCTAAAGGACCATTGACGACTGAACACAGAGAAAGTGTTTATGTAGGGTATCGGTATTTTGATACAGCCAATAAAGAGGTATTATTTCCTTTTGGATATGGACTTAGCTATACGACATTTGAGTATAGTGATTTAACTGTTTCAGAGGAGTCAATTACGGATTCAGAACCTGTCAAGGTTAAGGTCACAGTTAAGAATACTGGGCAAATGACTGGAGCAGAGGTTGTTCAATTGTATGTGAGTGATGTGGAATCCACTATTTATAGACCCGTTCAGGAGCTAAAGGGATTTAAGAAAGTATACCTTGAACCGGGTGAAGATCAAGTAGTAGAATTCGAACTAACTAAACGAGCATTTGCGTATTACAATGAAAACATGAATGATTGGCATGTTGAGAGTGGGGAGTTTACTATTCTCATTGGCTCATCATCGCGAGATATTAGACAAAGAGCTACGATTTATGTAAAGTCAAGTCAACCTGATGTAAACGTTCCTGATTACAGGGAAACTGCACCAACGTATTACAAACTAACTGACAGTGAATTTACAATTGAAGACTCAGAATATCAAGCTGTTTATGGGAAAGAATTACCTGCATCATCGTATCAAAAAGGCGACAAGTTTACGATGACCTCACCTCTAGAAGATGTGAGAGCAACCTTCTTTGGAAGAATTGTGTACAATGCTGCCGTAAAAGAACTTAAAAAGATGACCGGTGGCGCGGATTCAAATCAAGCACATGAAAACTTGCAGGTTAGAATGCTTGAAGCTGTGGTAAAGGAAATGCCGTTCAGGTCGCTCGTAACAATGAGTAATGGAGCAGTATCACCTGCTAAGGCAAAGGCATTATTAAAATTAATAAATTGCCAGTATATTAGAGGGTTAATAGGTCTAATGAAGGTATCGTTTAAGAACCGAAAAAAGAAATAATGTTCTTACTAAGGGAGTTATAAAATTGGAGGGGTTTTATGTCTACAACGAGTAAGGTTATTATAGTTAGTGTCATGGTTGCATTCGTATTTATGTTAATTACTGGTGTGACGTTTATACCTAGTACGCATTTCAATTTTGATGCTGATGAGGTATCACGGATTACAATATTTGATGGCAGTAATGGAGAAGAAGTTGAAGTAACGGACGATGCAGTGATTAAACATATTACAGACAACATAAATCGTGTAGAGTATAGAAGAGGGTGGCTTGATTTTAATATGGGTTATACGTATACTATAAAGCTATACGACACGGACGATGAATTAATCAGTAAGCTAACAGTACGTGGTGATAGTAGAATTACTTATAATCGATTTTCTTATGTTGCAAAAGAACATTCAATTGATTATGAGTATATAGGGAGTTTATTTAATGAGTAAAACAAAAAGGCTGTCGTTTGTAAATAGACAGCCTGTTCTATAGATTACGTATGGGATATGAAATCATTAGGAAGGATTTGTTTTAATATGGTTCGGAATCAGGAAGAAGCGTTTCAAACGTTAATAATTAAAGCGAGAAAAGAACAATCTAAAAAAGATCGTCTATATGGGTTAGTTCTATTAAGTCCACTTCTGGTATTTGTTGCTTTCTTATATATAGACGAATCGATTCTTAGTGAATTAGGGATTATTTTATATACTATTATCTATTCAAGTACACTATTTGTTAATGTGTTTACAGTGTATGTGAGGTATCAAGGAACTTTACTTAATTTCAAAGAGAAAAGCAGGCAGCACTTTGCTATTAACAACATTAAGTATATCATTCAAAAAAATAATCGAAATACAATCATAAATAACATATTGCCTAGGAAACAA
This Haloplasma contractile SSD-17B DNA region includes the following protein-coding sequences:
- a CDS encoding GNAT family N-acetyltransferase gives rise to the protein MSKKKIQIRRLKKEDAELISKTFGRQGWNRPVELYDFYYKEQVEGKRVVLVAFVNEEFAGYLTIQWESDYENFRKKDIPEVNDLNVLIKFREQGIATKLMHVAEDIILEHSHTVGIGFGVTHDYGAGMRLYVKRGYVPDGNGLVQNNRKINIGDTIEVNHDICIYLTKKLGY
- a CDS encoding flavodoxin family protein — translated: MDQKVLCVYYSRSGNTKQVIEQLTEKLPCDVEHIGEPRKRKGVIGFLRSGFEAATKKIVSIDEQKHDPSSYDLVIIATPMWASTVSSPVRSYLYQNKGKFKKQVAYIVTSGYKASSKVCSQLDELTNLTPKTRMELKHKDFKMNTIDQAIDQFIQNINES
- a CDS encoding ankyrin repeat domain-containing protein produces the protein MNQLDVNHVIKNIDQNTYRSKEGLANCLKILIDLDVSSIQFFEQEVELLDAIDSIVSDEEKKGLSVNHILNKLKTLKVELASHLHDKLGDESEDAYLNEILKAIKLRSEGRVFETNPEQLDSLADEDIKNPYIDLRRLFQLMFHAIQKNKADGVLDDHSIVMDSIQDDNTHMFKAFLTNGELNIYAENYFRENLLHHAASINSHKVFDVLLDMGLDLERTDYFLETPLHKAIVNNSSEVIDLILDERPNLNKQDSRGNTVLHIACLKSEVSLIKRLLGQGAKLTVKNNEGETPLHFLIVNDREDVIEALMEDGYKIKKLAKKFNLYQSVAIHNAVKVFKLMQVYNFKLKKKNKESYSPLHYAAFYGNYEILKELIDASLDPNHKSKKKQNILHSATSHGANHNLEIVNLLVKNINDINETDHLGLTALHSAVTGDSVEICECLIRHGADVNASCPEGITPLHNAVYGGNKEVIRHLVEQGANLNAKTKEHITPLFNAVARGNKEAAELLLNAGADPNARVKETGMTPLNNAAVLGNTDLVKVLIEQGADPNLASLNKTTPFINATFKGHFEVTKLLLEHGVDVNQAHPDNLATALHNSTSIQSYELTELLIHYGADVNKRTVTGITPLNNAAIRSNYEIAKLLLESGANPNIASLSGGTPIINAADKSNIKLIELFLDHGANINAKTKEGITALHNATANNNYELTKLLLEKGADSYIKAKSSVTAYDNAKIIKSTKLMDLIVEYRKKQHNKNK
- a CDS encoding patatin-like phospholipase family protein, with the translated sequence MNEGTMGTEIERYETALVVEGGAMRGIFSTGVMDAFIKHDFNPFDLCIGVSAGSTNLAAYIGGMFERNYTIYTDYSVRDDFISWKKFIRGGHLVDLDWMWDISIKEMPLDLEQLKNSSSAFFIGVTSVETGEPVYLTPTEDTIADMIKASSCIPIFYRNTIQLDGVNYVDGGLSDPIPVIEAYNRGAKKIMVIRSRPKSYIMKPKSSMLQKFLFRKTPQLYKTLKDRANRYQKAIDFMRTAPDHVEIIEVNPPETFKTSRLTKDKAILDQDYRHGLEIGEELVKSWKKEL
- a CDS encoding beta-glucosidase encodes the protein MGISEIISKMTLEEKASLCSGKDFWRLKEIERLDIPSIMVADGPHGLRKQAGESDHVGINNSLPATCFPTAVTTASSWNTELMNEIGKALGEACLQEGVSVILGPGMNIKRSPLCGRNFEYLSEDPYVTGKMASALINGVQSKGIGTSIKHYAVNTQEKRRMTIDSVVDERALREIYLAGFETAVRESQPWTVMSAYNLVNGTYASEHKTLLTDILRDEWKFEGIVVTDWGACNDRVEGLKTGLDLEMPSSKGVNDQKIIEAVKEGTLSEAVLDRTVERILNLVFKSQENKQAYTYDEKSQHDLAKKAAIESIVLMKNENSILPISHTSSIAVVGDFAKQPRYQGAGSSLIKPTKLDTIYDEFKQRELTFNYSKGYERNNDDPNEALIKEACENAMETDVVLLFIGLTESYESEGFDRDHLRVPESHRVLLERLSEVNENIIVILSGGSPVEMPWLKHAKGLVNSYLAGQAGAPAIAKILFGEVNPSGKLAETYPIQLEDHPSYHYFAKGPLTTEHRESVYVGYRYFDTANKEVLFPFGYGLSYTTFEYSDLTVSEESITDSEPVKVKVTVKNTGQMTGAEVVQLYVSDVESTIYRPVQELKGFKKVYLEPGEDQVVEFELTKRAFAYYNENMNDWHVESGEFTILIGSSSRDIRQRATIYVKSSQPDVNVPDYRETAPTYYKLTDSEFTIEDSEYQAVYGKELPASSYQKGDKFTMTSPLEDVRATFFGRIVYNAAVKELKKMTGGADSNQAHENLQVRMLEAVVKEMPFRSLVTMSNGAVSPAKAKALLKLINCQYIRGLIGLMKVSFKNRKKK